The genomic interval TCTTGTTCCCTGGCCCTGGCTCTTGTCCTTTCTTCCTCCTTTACCGGAGCACCAGCACCACCAAAAGCCAATCCTTGTTCCTCTACTGTTCTTTGCAAGATCTCCACCATCAGCATCACGtggtgaaaagaaaaagaaaaaaaagagaaagaaatgaagaatCAACTCACAAGTTGTAGCTTTGTGGAGATCACGATATTGCCAGATGACAGCGGCTGCAGCAGCGACGAGCAGCAGCGATGAGCAGCAGTGACGAGCAgcggcagcagcagcaactaGCAACGGCGGAGACAAGCGACGGGGACAAGATTCCAGCAACTGAAGGTCACGAGTTCAGTGGCTGAAGATCAGAACTCAGAACTGAAGGAATTTGAAGTGGACAATTGGTTTACAGAATTAGAATAAGTAGATTTAGGGATTTCGTATTTcggtttattttataatcggttcggtttttcggtttttttttaaaaatcgaAAACCGAACCGACTGGTTTTACTATTTatactatattattttttcggTTTTTTGAGAGTAAAAAAACCGcaaaaaaaccgaaccgaaccgatcggttcggttcggtttttgattaatcaactttttttgcccacccctaccgGTAGGTTATGTTTTTGCTTGATTCGCTTTCGTTTCTACTTGCTTCAACTCATCAGTTCAAGAGGGCCCAAAACAGAGTATACCATGCAAATCATCAAATCTTCTACTAGTTTTATGGTTGCTTCACCCCATGGGAAAATGAAACTTTTCGTTTTGAAATTGTATTGTGAAGCTTACTCTGCAGTAGAAGAGCTAATTTTAACTTACATTTAGGCtgtgtttacttgctggagtgggagtgaggagtgtggattcctcctaCTCCAGCATTTACTTCCTTAAAATGGGaagggagtgggaatcccactctgTGGGCCCCatccatttttggagtggggagtgggagtgggaatccactcccacctctcccttttttacccttttatttttttaatttaatttaatttaatattttataattaataaaataaaataaataatattatatttatttgaataatattattatatttatttgaataataatattatatttaactaaataataatttacattaattttaagttaaaattattttaaaataatattattatattaatagagaattaataaatataatattattatatttattttaaaaataatagtactatatttatttaataataataataataaatagtttattctaagaaaatattaattttgtactaaataatattatattattattttatataataataaatttaatataattatattaaataaaataaggtttcactttatattaaaattaataatttattgttcataattaagaatattaataattataataaatttaaaaatataataaaataaatattattcattaaatatattttttattagttttgtaattaaaaattataattctttaaataaggataaaattataatttgaaactatttactcacaatccaagacaaaataaatacataaattgaattctgaTCTCTATTCCATACTTCTATTctagtgtaagtaaacaacctactcccactccacactcccaatcctaaaattttcactcctcaggattttcaatccaatctaaaaagtaaacgctaccttaCAGTATTCTTTATGAAAGAGCTATTATTGTCGTCTTATACAGTTATATTGTCTTCTTCTTATTGGGCGGGCGGAGTATGTATAGCTGAGGCCCACTCTCATCAGATAAAAAAGAAGCGGGAAAATCATTCAGTTTCCGGCCGTACAAATTTCTGGGTCGGAGCTCAAATCTCTTTTACTTGAGGGGATAAGTTTTCAATTCAGCCCATAAATAATCATCCGCGACATAGAAGCCTAACCAGAACACCtcccaaattttatttcaaatcaaTGGAAAATGCTCTTCAAAGAAGCcctaaaatttcaaaattgacATGCGGCGTATGTTCTAATGTTGGCGGCGAAGATGGTGATAGACTCAGCAATCTTCCAGAGCCCATTGTCCATCATATCTTCTCATTCCTGGAGACAATTGATGTTGCTAGAGTGAGCGCTGTTTCGCGAAAATGGAGGTACTTGTGGCTTTCAATTCCTTACTTGAACttcaatattcaaaatatttggtCAAATCCGCTAGAAAGATGGTCACTTCAAACAACCAATGAAAAGTTCAAAGATTTTGTCAACTGGgtattgttgtttcaaaatggTTCCCTTAGTATTCATAGATTTCGCCTTTCTTGCTTGAATCGCGTCGATGATTATACACTTTACAGATGGATTGCTGTTGTGGCACGACGAAACGTGCAAGTTCTTGATCTTGATATAATTTCAGACGAGCCCATTAAGTTGCCCCGTTCCCTTGTAACTTGTGAGTCATTGGTTTCATTGAAGTTAGATTTTGGCAACCGAGAGTACCAGGGTGTCTTAAATCTGCCTACTTGTGCTGGCTTTAGCCGGCTAAAGTCTCTTGATTTACAACATGTTGATGTATTGGATTACAACTTGTTCCGTGAGTTTCTTTCAAGTTGTCCCCTCCTTGAGAACTTGTATATGAAAGAGTGTTTTTTCCACAATTTCTTGAGTCTTGATATTTCAACAACCAGTTTAAAGTATCTGACCGTAgatgagtttttattaagTGAACCAAAAGGTTTGCGCAGCTGTAAGGTAATTTGTGAGTCATTGGAGGCACTGAAGTTACATTTTGGTCGGGAGATTGACAAGTGTGTTTTAAAGTTACCACCTACTTGATTTGGTTTTAGTTGGCTCAAGTCGCTTGATTTAAAGAATGTCAAGTTATTGGACCATAGTTTCTTTCTTAAACTTATTTCAAGTTCTCCCCTTcttgagaatttgaaaatggaTTCACGTTGTTTTCCTGATTTGAAGATTCTTGACATTTCTTCCAATAGTTTGAAGTCTTTGACACTTGAGCGTATTGAGTTTGGTGGTGATGAATTGGACAACTACAAGCTTAAGATTGCTTGCTCAAATCTTGAGtctttcaatatttttgcTCCACTGTTACCTGACTTCAACTTGAAGGGCTTAAACTCTTTACAAaatgctttcattttcttggaaACTATCGGGGAGCACATGGGGACTAAAGAAATTTGTCATCGCATATCTAAAATCCTCAATGGACTTCATGATGTCAAAGTTCTGAAATTGTCCTGTACTCTTTACCaggtatatttttatattttcattgtgCTAAAGAATGACTTTATCAGAACTTGTTTAtagctttcttttttctttttttcattaaatgacTAATTCTCTGCTGTAGTGAACTTCAATTGATCTGAATATACTTTTCTAAACCAcgatgacattgaatgatgccaCTAATTCTCTGATTATGTGATTATAATTATCTAGTATGTATTATACTTTGTTCATGATACATAAACATAAATGACATGTATAACATATGTCGTCCACACATTCTAAAATGTGGTTTCAACATTTTGCAAGGCCTGAAAAGGTTTTGCAGTGGTAGAAAATGCAGGATCGGCGTAGCCCCAGTCAGTACAAAATCTGAAAGAAAATGACTTTTGGGAAACAAACAGGCCTGACTTAAAGATCCACGAAGGGAGAAGGCCTAGGCAATTGGTCCATTTATGATTATGAATTAGGGGTTCTTTAATTTGGCgtggaaattttcttttgacaaTTCAACTGGTTTCGACTTTCGAGAAAGTcttgtttgtgtttgtgttgcATAACTATTGCTTTGAGGCATTTAGGTGTTAAGTAATCCCAGCAAGATTAACAGAGAGGTAAAGGAGTTTCCTTGATTGTGGCACTGGAATTTATTAAGCCTATGTATCaattgtttgattattttgaattgtGAATTAGAAACACAAAAGAGAATCTATGAAGAAAACGTATTGGAATGAACATTGTTGGATTCGTGTCATGTACATGTGATACACCTCCCAGCAAATATAGAGCCCTATCAATTTCACTACACGACATAATCTTTAAACCACCCAGGGGGTCTTCTCACTCGTGTGCCTGTGTACCGTTCATTACGAGTTGCTTCTTCCTCAACATGTGATGTGGCTTCCTTCATGGGCTGCTCATAATTGGACTCATCGATGGGCTGCCCTTCTTGTAAACATTCAGGTTGATCCAACTGAATGTGGAAGGTTGTATCAACATGTGTATTTTTTAGTACATGAGATTTGATCAGGACATTTTCACAAATATGACCATATAAATTCAAAGAGAAGATAtcattcatcttcatctttgttTCTGAATGCCTTCAAAAGCTCATTGCTTTTATATGCAGATCAAAACAAGCTAACTTCTTGTGCTATCCGGTTTCGTTGCTGCCTATGGATGTAGAAAACAGAGTAAATATGGTGGATTTAGAAGAAAAGATTACTAGCCCGTCATAGTCTACTACTAATTAAGGTTTTGATTGATATTGAGGCTGGACAGTTGCAGTTTAAATACTATAACTCTAAAGTGTTTAATAAACACTAGCTGTTATAACTTGAAAACTAAGTTTTGTTCTTATACTTGTATTATGAAAAACCTATAacatctttacttttttttttatcaaaattattatttagaagtTGTATTTACTATagattattaacttttatttcataattaatttttttttctacagaCTTGAAAGTTATAGCATTTCAATATCAAATAGGACATCCATGCTAGTATAGGATGCATCAAAGTTTTGTAGTTGGGtgcttaaaagaaattttctggACAAATTGTCATCGGCTAAATTCTATACACTCGAAAACGTCAAATGCTTCCATTCAGTTCTCCCATGATATAAGATGAATTGATTGTTTAAATCAAATGCTTAAGATGAATCCGAGAGGGATTCATCTTACCAATCAACTTTGActgattaattttctttcaaaaattcaGATTCCTGAATTTCATTAGAACTTAACGCTATTATATCTTTGTGGCTTAGTTTGATTACAGTGattggattttttaaaatcttgcAATCACTCCCCATGATCGCTGTTACTGCACAAAATTGAGCTGCTATCTCCATGTGAATAACGAGATTCCGAATCATCAAGCTAATTGTGTGCTACGGAATTTGGTTATGTCAgaataattgtattatattgaTGGTAATAGCATGGGAAAATTTTATCCCAACACAACTTACCAAGCTAATTGTATTCGCACGTAAAATGTTGTAGTTgccatctttaatttttgcattCCTCACAATTCTCAAACCTAAATATAATTTGAGAATACTTTTCTATCTTTGCCCTTTGTTGTAATCTCAAGCAACTGTATAATTTGATATGCAATCCAAAGTCCTTAGAAGCGATTTTAATTGGTTTTTTATTACTTGATAATTTGGGTTAGATTGAggagaattaaaattttttttttttggggaggTTCGTAacctacttttttttttaattttttattattctaacaCGAACAAGAAAACCATGTTACGATTTCTTTAGGTTTTCATAAtatcaaatcaaaagaagaaaaaatcatttaaatggCAATCACATGATAAAttttgcataaaaataaataaaaataattagagaaaTGATATGGCTATTTGAACTCACTAAAGGCCAAAACTTCCTTCCACCGGTTGGAACATACCCGCAATTTTGTCCTATTGTGATTTATCTGTTGGATTCAAGAGTAGTGAAATCGAACGGTCAGTAAAAGAACAGCAAATTAAAGAAGACAAATGGTGTGGCCGGTAAAAGCAATGTCAAATAACcgaaggaaaaataaaaagaaaagaaaagtgtaAGTAATTGGGAAATCAGTCGAAATCACTGCATCGCTCGTGGCTGTGGCACAGTGGGGAAGACGTACTAATTGTCTCCTCGCGATCAATGGCAAGACCCCAAATTTGGTGACTGCTCAGGCATGTTCGGACGCCGATTACATGGACAGAAAGGTAAATCTTTTAGATTTATGTTGGACACCGATTATTGTTCTTACGGATTGTATGAAGAGTTTAATTGTTAGCAGTCGATATAGTGAAATAAGTGAATAATTGTTATAAAATGAATTGTTGaagttattattttcacttaCTTTTACTTCCCATAtgcaaaattatattattttttgttatgctTGTTAATAACTGGTGGTTGTTGCTTGTGTTGCGAAAGTTGCAGAACTTCATGTCTATGAGATCACCGACTGAGATAATGGCATGGGAGCTTAACTTCGAGTAAGCAACAAATGTGCGAATTCAGCTGGTGATGTTGTATGTTATAGCAACAAAGTGAGTCAGTTtgttatgaagataaatttattttgaagttgatACAGATCCTCGAACTATGCAAATGAGAACATATGATATATGGCAATAATTGTGGATATCATAATGATTATTAACCATTATGTCTTATTGGGTAAATTGCTGTATGTTGCATTTGCAAGAAAACTTgtcatttaagaaattttgcCTAAATAGTTGATTGAAAGGTACTTTCGACAATTGTATATAACATCCTGAAAATGCAGGGAAATTTAGAGAAAAACTGTTATCAGGAAGCCGCGAGAGTATATGGTGTTGACAAGATAGGATGTTTTAGCCCTTTTTTATGTATTGTTTTCCTTATGCACAGGCAAAACAATGTCTATTGAGGTTCATATGTTGTCAGTcatatatatcaaaatataattggttaaatcaaaatatatctgcatatatatatatacatgaagCAATTGGACTAGTGCTGAGGTgtgaaatatattattaagcatGGATAAATTAAGTATGATGTTGTATACTTAAGAATATTATAGGCCTGAGTAATGAGAGTAATCttacttttgatttgttaattaaatgaataatatgaacaataacattataaaaacatattataagcaaattatgtTAGAATGATAACTAAGAAGCTTTGTAGTTAGTAGTTTTGAAATGAAGATACTCTCTttgttgttaaattaaaatcctTAATTATTCCAATATATGTGCAATTTTCATATGTATTATGGAAATTGGTAAAGTGTTGTGTGCCTGGCAGATGATTATCGAAACCATGATGACTGGCAGTTGATTAAGTTTGTGGAATTATTTAGctgaaaatgaaatgacaataaaataaaaaatgaagcaaTTTACTACTATTGCTAATAAAATATCTCGACTTGGCTTGATGTTCATCACGTGTTGTTAGTTTCATATACTATAGATACAAACCTCTCCGTTTTTTGTCTTTATAAGGTATCTTCGTTTGGACTTTATGTGAATGAAGATGCATTTATGTTCGTAACGTTATTAATGtgaaatttgtttttacaCATTGAACCAGAAACAATGCACACCGAAATTGGTGCTTGCATTATAGGTAAGCTTTGTGGTAAGTCTTTGGTTGGACCACAATAAACTAGTTAGGCAGTATTTCTTTgggtttataaaatttttggtgCTTTTTATTCTATTCTGCTTTATTTTGAGGAGGCCATTCTGGCAATGGCAGTTGCAAAATTCGACATCTCTCTTATTTTGATTCGAAGAAGATGGTTATTGCTTTGTTCACGTGTTTGTTATTATGATGTTTAGTATTGTGTATGCATTAAAACATCTTCATTTAAGTGTCATTGAATCAGCATCGCTTCACGTTGCTTTTAGGTAGTTGTTCCATATGGAATTGAGTACCTGCCTAGAGAAATTAGTACGCTGGGAAGTTATATAAGTAAACTCATTTATTTACGACGGTGTCTGATACAACATTTTGTCAGATGGTTTAGCTTTATGAATGCTGAGACATTGCAATTGCATGCGACATGTGTTGTTTAAGTCTATCAGTATGTCCGTGTGTATCAGTTAGGTGGGTGGCAGGACTACTGTACATTGTCCAATAGAAATGCTTTTCCATTGTGATGATGTTGTACTATTGGGTTTATTCTTCAggttatttatattagaaCCTATGAAATTCTTCTATCAGCAAACAGAGGACCAGTTGAAGATGCAGATTGTCCTTTGAACAATTAGAAGTATGCAtttattgtataaatttacCCATAGACATGCATTATGTCATCACTTTGTAGTTTATTATGATAGTTATTGTAGTGACTGGGTAATTATTAGTAGGCAATATCTTTCATTTGTGTGAAGATGTATGTCTTTAGAGAAAGCATCATGGTTAATGGTGATGCTTTTGACAGATCTGACCTATACGCGTATTTTGGTAGACGCTTAGGTCGCAGCGACAATCAAACATTTCCGGATCTCCAgttatgatattaaaaatgcATAACAATTGGAATTTGCCTTGAACTTGAATTGTTATTGAAGATTGGACACACATTGTTGTGCATTGaaggaaataaaagaacaCTAAACTTGGCATAAGTACAATAGTAAATTACTTTAGAGGGATTAAAGGTCGATAAAGTAGTGATATCTAGGATTCATCATGCCTTGCACCATGGGAGAGATAAGGAAACCTAGTTACACCCTTGTGACAGATTAAATTTGAAGAACAAAACATGCAAACTCAGCTCcatgttttatcttttaaggACAATTAGAGCACAATTGATGCTGAGGTGTCACGctacaagaaattaattattcagtGAAATCTTATTCTTAATATTGTCATCATAAGGATGCGTGGTCTCCGTTCGCTTATATGGAAAATTCGTCTTATTTAAAAACCTGCATGCAAATGAACAAAACTTGAAAGTGAGGGAGCAATATTTGTTGGCGATGaggaaaaatgtaaaaatcttACTTATTCTGCCTTCTGTAGAGGCTGAGGTGACGTTACAAGACTTCATTCGTTATAGAAGCTTTCATGGGCGGATGAGAAATTGGTCTATGATAAATGCAAGTGTtccaaatatgagttgctaaTATTTGCATATTGGagataaacataaatagaggAAGAAACAAACTTGTTATCTACACTAACCTTAGCACCAGATGCCTCGACATGAGTCTCTTTCGTGTCATTCTGAGTTGGCACCAAAGTTTGGTCATATAAATCATCAGCAATAAATGATGTGTTGTCTAGTGCGGAGGGCGGCAGGATTTCATCACATAATTTCAGCTGCCATTTAGATCGTTCGGGAAGTTTATCCATACCTGAGGCATAAGTTGTCCGATATTGGTCCATCGAGAAAAGTTGGTGAACATTGTCTTCAATGTTCTCACCTAGTTCTTCTAAGCATCTACAAGCATGAGAACACGGAATCCCTGATAGTTGCCACAATCGACATGTGCAAGTCATTGA from Citrus sinensis cultivar Valencia sweet orange chromosome 9, DVS_A1.0, whole genome shotgun sequence carries:
- the LOC112497975 gene encoding putative F-box/FBD/LRR-repeat protein At3g59240 — protein: MENALQRSPKISKLTCGVCSNVGGEDGDRLSNLPEPIVHHIFSFLETIDVARVSAVSRKWRYLWLSIPYLNFNIQNIWSNPLERWSLQTTNEKFKDFVNWVLLFQNGSLSIHRFRLSCLNRVDDYTLYRWIAVVARRNVQVLDLDIISDEPIKLPRSLVTCESLVSLKLDFGNREYQGVLNLPTCAGFSRLKSLDLQHVDVLDYNLFREFLSSCPLLENLYMKECFFHNFLSLDISTTSLKYLTVDEFLLSEPKGLRSCKVICESLEALKLHFGREIDKCVLKLPPT